The Phyllostomus discolor isolate MPI-MPIP mPhyDis1 chromosome 4, mPhyDis1.pri.v3, whole genome shotgun sequence genome window below encodes:
- the BRD2 gene encoding bromodomain-containing protein 2 isoform X1 — protein sequence MLQNVTSHNKLPGEGNAGLLGLGPEAAAPGKRIRKPSLLYEGFESPTMASVPALQLTPANPPPPEVSNPKKPGRVTNQLQYLHKVVMKALWKHQFAWPFRQPVDAVKLGLPDYHKIIKQPMDMGTIKRRLENNYYWAASECMQDFNTMFTNCYIYNKPTDDIVLMAQTLEKIFLQKVASMPQEEQELVVTIPKNSHKKGAKLAALQGSITSAHQVPAVSSVSHTALYTPPPEIPTTVLNIPHPSVISSPLLKSLHSAGPPLLAVSAAPAAQPLAKKKGVKRKADTTTPTPTAILAPGSPASPPGGLEPKAARLPPMRRESGRPIKPPRKDLPDSQQQHQSSKKGKLSEQLKHCNGILKELLSKKHAAYAWPFYKPVDASALGLHDYHDIIKHPMDLSTVKRKMENRDYRDAQEFAADVRLMFSNCYKYNPPDHDVVAMARKLQDVFEFRYAKMPDEPLEPGPLPVSTALPAGLAKSSSESSSEESSSESSSEEEEDEEDEEEESESSDSEEERAHRLAELQEQLRAVHEQLAALSQGPISKPKRKREKKEKKKKRKAEKHRGRAGVDEDDKGPRAPRLPQPKKSKKASGSGGVSGAALGPPGFGPSGGSGTKLPKKTTKMAPPTLPTGYDSEEEEESRPMSYDEKRQLSLDINKLPGEKLGRVVHIIQAREPSLRDSNPEEIEIDFETLKPSTLRELERYVLSCLRKKPRKPYTIKKPVGKTKEELALEKKRELEKRLQDVSGQLNSTKKPPKKASEKTESLSAQQVAVSRLSASSSSSDSSSSSSSSSSSDTSDSDSG from the exons ATGCTGCAAAACGTGACTTCCCACAACAA ACTCCCTGGGGAGGGGAATGCAGGGTTACTGGGGCTAGGTCCAGAGGCTGCAGCGCCTGGGAAAAGGATTCGAAAGCCTTCCTTGTTGTATGAGGGATTCGAAAGCCCTACGATGGCTTCAGTGCCAGCCTTACAACTGACCCCTGCCAACCCACCACCCCCGGAGGTATCCAATCCAAAAAAACCAGGACGGGTTACCAACCAGCTGCAATACCTGCACAAGGTAGTGATGAAGGCTCTGTGGAAACATCAGTTTGCATGGCCCTTCCGGCAGCCTGTGGATGCCGTCAAACTGGGTCTGCCG gattATCACAAAATTATAAAGCAGCCTATGGACATGGGTACTATTAAGAGGAGACTTGAAAATAACTATTATTGGGCTGCTTCAGAGTGCATGCAGGATTTTAATACCATGTTTACCAACTGTTACATTTACAACAAA CCCACTGATGATATCGTCCTGATGGCACAAACGCTGGAAAAGATCTTCCTACAAAAAGTGGCATCGATGCCACAAGAAGAACAAGAACTTGTGGTGACCATCCCTAAGAACAGCCACAAGAAAGGGGCCAAATTGGCAG cactccAAGGCAGTATCACCAGTGCCCATCAGGTGCCTGCTGTCTCTTCTGTATCTCACACAGCCCTGTATACTCCACCTCCTGAGATACCTACCACTGTCCTCAACATTCCCCACCCATCAGTCATCTCTTCTCCCCTTCTGAAGTCCTTACATTCTGCCGGACCCCCGCTCCTTGCTGTCTCTGCAgctcctgcagcccagccccttgCCAAG AAAAAGGGGGTAAAGCGGAAAGCAGATACTACCACCCCTACACCTACAGCCATCCTGGCTCCTGGTTCCCCAGCTAGCCCCCCTGGGGGTCTTGAGCCTAAGGCAGCACGGCTTCCCCCTATGCGTAGAGAAAGTGGTCGCCCCATTAAGCCTCCACGCAAAGACTTGCCTGACTCTCAGCAACAACACCAGAGCTCCAAGAAAGGAAAGTTATCCGAACAGCTGAAACATTGCAATGGCATATTGAAGGAGTTACTCTCTAAGAAGCATGCTGCCTATGCCTGGCCATTCTATAAACCAGTGGATGCTTCTGCTCTTGGCCTGCATGATTACCACGATATCATTAAGCACCCCATGGACCTCAGCACTGTCAAG CGGAAGATGGAGAATCGTGATTACCGGGATGCCCAGGAGTTTGCTGCTGATGTGCGGCTTATGTTCTCCAACTGCTACAAATACAATCCCCCAGACCACGATGTTGTAGCCATGGCACGAAAGCTACAG GATGTATTTGAGTTCCGTTATGCCAAGATGCCAGATGAACCACTGGAACCAGGGCCGCTACCAGTCTCTACTGCCTTGCCTGCTGGCTTAGCCAAATCATCTTCAGAGTCCTCTAGTGAGGAAAGTAGCAGTGAGAGCTcttcagaggaagaggaagatgaagaagatgaagaggaggagagTGAAAGCTCTGACTCTGAGGAAGAAAGGGCTCATCGCTTGGCTGAACTACAGGAACAG CTTCGGGCTGTACATGAGCAACTGGCTGCCCTGTCCCAAGGCCCAATATCCAAGCCCAAgcggaagagagaaaaaaaagaaaaaaagaaaaaacggaAGGCTGAGAAGCATCGAGGCCGAGCTGGGGTAGATGAAGATGACAAGGGCCCTAGGGCACCCCGCCTCCCTCAGCCCAAGAAGTCCAAGAAAGCAAGTGGCAGCGGAGGTGTCAGTGGTGCTGCATTAGGTCCCCCTGGCTTTGGACCTTCTGGAGGAAGTGGCACCAA ATTGCCTAAAAAGACTACAAAGATGGCCCCACCTACCCTGCCTACAGGCTATGattcagaggaggaggaagaaagtagGCCAATGAGTTACGATGAGAAGCGGCAGTTGAGCCTGGACATCAACAAATTACCTGGGGAAAAGCTAGGTCGAGTTGTGCACATAATCCAAGCCAGAGAGCCCTCTTTACGTGACTCAAACCCAGAAGAGATTGAGATTGATTTTGAAACTCTGAAGCCATCCACGCTTAGAGAGCTGGAGCGCTACGTCCTTTCCTGTCTTCGAAAGAAACCTCGGAAGCCCTACA ccattaaaaaacctgtgggaaaGACAAAGGAGGAACTCGCTTTGGAGAAGAAGCGTGAACTAGAAAAGCGGTTACAAGATGTTAGCGGGCAGCTCAATTCCACCAAAAAGCCCCCCAAGAAAG CGAGTGAAAAAACAGAGTCCTTATCTGCTCAACAAGTTGCAGTATCACGACTCAGCGCTTCCAGCTCCAGTTCAGactccagctcctcctcttcatcttcctcctcttcagaCACCAGTGATTCAGACTCAGGCTAA
- the BRD2 gene encoding bromodomain-containing protein 2 isoform X2 encodes MDMGTIKRRLENNYYWAASECMQDFNTMFTNCYIYNKPTDDIVLMAQTLEKIFLQKVASMPQEEQELVVTIPKNSHKKGAKLAALQGSITSAHQVPAVSSVSHTALYTPPPEIPTTVLNIPHPSVISSPLLKSLHSAGPPLLAVSAAPAAQPLAKKKGVKRKADTTTPTPTAILAPGSPASPPGGLEPKAARLPPMRRESGRPIKPPRKDLPDSQQQHQSSKKGKLSEQLKHCNGILKELLSKKHAAYAWPFYKPVDASALGLHDYHDIIKHPMDLSTVKRKMENRDYRDAQEFAADVRLMFSNCYKYNPPDHDVVAMARKLQDVFEFRYAKMPDEPLEPGPLPVSTALPAGLAKSSSESSSEESSSESSSEEEEDEEDEEEESESSDSEEERAHRLAELQEQLRAVHEQLAALSQGPISKPKRKREKKEKKKKRKAEKHRGRAGVDEDDKGPRAPRLPQPKKSKKASGSGGVSGAALGPPGFGPSGGSGTKLPKKTTKMAPPTLPTGYDSEEEEESRPMSYDEKRQLSLDINKLPGEKLGRVVHIIQAREPSLRDSNPEEIEIDFETLKPSTLRELERYVLSCLRKKPRKPYTIKKPVGKTKEELALEKKRELEKRLQDVSGQLNSTKKPPKKASEKTESLSAQQVAVSRLSASSSSSDSSSSSSSSSSSDTSDSDSG; translated from the exons ATGGACATGGGTACTATTAAGAGGAGACTTGAAAATAACTATTATTGGGCTGCTTCAGAGTGCATGCAGGATTTTAATACCATGTTTACCAACTGTTACATTTACAACAAA CCCACTGATGATATCGTCCTGATGGCACAAACGCTGGAAAAGATCTTCCTACAAAAAGTGGCATCGATGCCACAAGAAGAACAAGAACTTGTGGTGACCATCCCTAAGAACAGCCACAAGAAAGGGGCCAAATTGGCAG cactccAAGGCAGTATCACCAGTGCCCATCAGGTGCCTGCTGTCTCTTCTGTATCTCACACAGCCCTGTATACTCCACCTCCTGAGATACCTACCACTGTCCTCAACATTCCCCACCCATCAGTCATCTCTTCTCCCCTTCTGAAGTCCTTACATTCTGCCGGACCCCCGCTCCTTGCTGTCTCTGCAgctcctgcagcccagccccttgCCAAG AAAAAGGGGGTAAAGCGGAAAGCAGATACTACCACCCCTACACCTACAGCCATCCTGGCTCCTGGTTCCCCAGCTAGCCCCCCTGGGGGTCTTGAGCCTAAGGCAGCACGGCTTCCCCCTATGCGTAGAGAAAGTGGTCGCCCCATTAAGCCTCCACGCAAAGACTTGCCTGACTCTCAGCAACAACACCAGAGCTCCAAGAAAGGAAAGTTATCCGAACAGCTGAAACATTGCAATGGCATATTGAAGGAGTTACTCTCTAAGAAGCATGCTGCCTATGCCTGGCCATTCTATAAACCAGTGGATGCTTCTGCTCTTGGCCTGCATGATTACCACGATATCATTAAGCACCCCATGGACCTCAGCACTGTCAAG CGGAAGATGGAGAATCGTGATTACCGGGATGCCCAGGAGTTTGCTGCTGATGTGCGGCTTATGTTCTCCAACTGCTACAAATACAATCCCCCAGACCACGATGTTGTAGCCATGGCACGAAAGCTACAG GATGTATTTGAGTTCCGTTATGCCAAGATGCCAGATGAACCACTGGAACCAGGGCCGCTACCAGTCTCTACTGCCTTGCCTGCTGGCTTAGCCAAATCATCTTCAGAGTCCTCTAGTGAGGAAAGTAGCAGTGAGAGCTcttcagaggaagaggaagatgaagaagatgaagaggaggagagTGAAAGCTCTGACTCTGAGGAAGAAAGGGCTCATCGCTTGGCTGAACTACAGGAACAG CTTCGGGCTGTACATGAGCAACTGGCTGCCCTGTCCCAAGGCCCAATATCCAAGCCCAAgcggaagagagaaaaaaaagaaaaaaagaaaaaacggaAGGCTGAGAAGCATCGAGGCCGAGCTGGGGTAGATGAAGATGACAAGGGCCCTAGGGCACCCCGCCTCCCTCAGCCCAAGAAGTCCAAGAAAGCAAGTGGCAGCGGAGGTGTCAGTGGTGCTGCATTAGGTCCCCCTGGCTTTGGACCTTCTGGAGGAAGTGGCACCAA ATTGCCTAAAAAGACTACAAAGATGGCCCCACCTACCCTGCCTACAGGCTATGattcagaggaggaggaagaaagtagGCCAATGAGTTACGATGAGAAGCGGCAGTTGAGCCTGGACATCAACAAATTACCTGGGGAAAAGCTAGGTCGAGTTGTGCACATAATCCAAGCCAGAGAGCCCTCTTTACGTGACTCAAACCCAGAAGAGATTGAGATTGATTTTGAAACTCTGAAGCCATCCACGCTTAGAGAGCTGGAGCGCTACGTCCTTTCCTGTCTTCGAAAGAAACCTCGGAAGCCCTACA ccattaaaaaacctgtgggaaaGACAAAGGAGGAACTCGCTTTGGAGAAGAAGCGTGAACTAGAAAAGCGGTTACAAGATGTTAGCGGGCAGCTCAATTCCACCAAAAAGCCCCCCAAGAAAG CGAGTGAAAAAACAGAGTCCTTATCTGCTCAACAAGTTGCAGTATCACGACTCAGCGCTTCCAGCTCCAGTTCAGactccagctcctcctcttcatcttcctcctcttcagaCACCAGTGATTCAGACTCAGGCTAA